The proteins below are encoded in one region of Hordeum vulgare subsp. vulgare chromosome 3H, MorexV3_pseudomolecules_assembly, whole genome shotgun sequence:
- the LOC123445719 gene encoding E3 ubiquitin-protein ligase XB3-like has translation MGHGLSCSRDGDEHDFFRAAQAGDLDALDGLLAADPALARRATLYDRLTALHVAAANGCLPAVDMLLARGVRPDVVDRRKRTPLMLAATHGHIDCALALLRAGANILMFDSVNARTCLHHAAYYGHADCLRAILAAARTTPVADSWGFVRFVNVRDEHGATPLHVAARQGRPECVHLLLESGAIVSAPTGSYGFPGSTALHLAARGGSLECVRELLAWGADRVHRDSAGRIAYSVATKRGHGACAALLNPSAAEPMVWPSPLKFIGELGADARALLEAALAEANREREKKILKGTNYTDASPALSDAGGDDDADDVDDQEDEEVCSICFEQACSIEVEDCGHRMCAACTLALCCHSKPNPATLTLQPPACPFCRSCISRLVVADSKAKAVAVVCAGDEAEEKQPASPRLSRRRSRRSREGSSSFKGLSSAMGSLSSKIGRGSGRLAGDSDGVLLDKLEHHLP, from the exons ATGGGGCACGGGCTCAGCTGCAGCCGCGACGGCGACGAGCACGACTTCTTCCGCGCCGCGCAGGCCGGCGACCTCGACGCGCTCGACGGCCTCCTCGCCGCCGACCCGGCGCTCGCCCGCCGCGCCACGCTCTACGACCGCCTCACCGCGCTCCACGTCGCCGCCGCCAACGGCTGCCTCCCGGCCGTCGACATGCTCCTCGCCCGCGGCGTCCGCCCCGACGTTGTCGACCGCCGCAAGCGCACCCCGCTCATGCTCGCCGCCACCCACGGCCACATCGACTGCGCCCTCGCCCTCCTCCGCGCCGGCGCCAAT ATTCTGATGTTCGACTCGGTGAACGCGCGGACGTGCCTGCACCACGCGGCGTACTACGGCCACGCCGACTGCCTGCGGGCCATCCTCGCCGCGGCGCGCACCACGCCGGTGGCCGACTCGTGGGGCTTCGTGCGATTCGTCAACGTCCGGGACGAGCACGGCGCCACGCCGCTGCACGTGGCCGCCAGGCAGGGCCGGCCGGAGTGCGTGCACCTGCTGCTCGAGAGCGGCGCCATCGTCTCCGCCCCCACGGGATCCTACGGCTTCCCGGGGAGCACGGCGCTTCACCTGGCGGCGCGCGGCGGCAGCCTGGAGTGCGTCCGGGAGCTGCTGGCGTGGGGTGCCGACCGCGTGCACCGGGACTCAGCGGGCCGGATCGCGTACTCGGTGGCGACGAAGCGCGGCCACGGCGCGTGCGCTGCGCTGCTGAACCCGTCGGCGGCGGAGCCCATGGTCTGGCCATCGCCGCTCAAGTTCATCGGCGAGCTGGGGGCGGACGCGAGGGCGCTCCTTGAGGCGGCTCTGGCCGAGGCGAACCGGGAGCGGGAGAAGAAGATCCTCAAGGGCACCAATTACACGGACGCCTCGCCGGCGCTCTCCGACGCCGGTggcgacgacgacgccgacgacgtgGACGACCAGGAGGACGAGGAGGTGTGCAGCATCTGCTTCGAGCAGGCGTGCAGCATCGAGGTGGAGGACTGCGGGCACCGGATGTGCGCCGCCTGCACGCTGGCGCTCTGCTGCCACAGCAAGCCCAACCCGGCCACGCTCACGCTGCAGCCGCCGGCGTGCCCCTTCTGCCGCAGCTGCATCTCCCGGCTCGTCGTGGCCGACTCCAAGGCCAAGGCCGTGGCGGTCGTGTGCGCCGGCGACGAGGCCGAGGAGAAGCAGCCGGCGTCGCCGCGGCTGAGCCGGAGGCGGTCGCGGAGGTCCCGCGAGGGGAGCAGCAGCTTCAAGGGCCTCTCGTCGGCCATGGGGTCGCTGTCCAGCAAGATCGGCCGCGGCTCCGGCCGGCTCGCCGGTGACAGCGACGGCGTGTTACTCGACAAGCTGGAACACCACCTCCCGTGA